In Pedobacter sp. W3I1, one DNA window encodes the following:
- a CDS encoding type IX secretion system membrane protein PorP/SprF: MKKLIILIAGSFLLLSRPVSAQQDAQYSQYMFNGIYINPAYAGYKEVLNVHSFYRSQWTGITGAPKSMSLAVDAIANSGNVGLALQVASDKLGAQTNLSIYGNYSYRIRMNDDGSSRLALGLGVGMVQLGIDGAQLNPNNPEPNQPVGMQSTIVPDARAGVYFANDKFYAGFSADNLIATYIDIDRYAFIPQPKPHYYLTAGALFPLSEDFQVKPSFLLKDDRGGPTSLDLNAFLMIKDFIWVGGSYRTGVKLYDKSYLQRDLTPRNSAVAAIQIFPSEKLRIGYGYDFSIGPLQGYSGGTHEISLSYSFIKQNVRLATPRVF, from the coding sequence ATGAAGAAATTAATAATATTAATAGCAGGTTCGTTTTTGTTGCTTTCGCGACCAGTATCTGCACAGCAGGATGCCCAGTATAGCCAATATATGTTCAACGGGATTTATATCAATCCTGCTTATGCGGGGTATAAAGAAGTACTGAATGTGCATAGCTTTTACCGGAGCCAGTGGACAGGTATTACCGGAGCCCCAAAAAGCATGTCGCTGGCGGTAGATGCCATCGCTAACAGTGGTAATGTAGGTTTAGCTCTCCAGGTGGCGAGCGATAAACTAGGCGCACAGACCAACCTGAGCATTTACGGTAACTATTCTTACCGGATCAGGATGAATGATGATGGTAGCTCGCGATTAGCACTGGGCCTTGGCGTTGGAATGGTGCAGTTGGGTATAGATGGTGCACAGCTGAACCCGAACAACCCGGAGCCTAACCAGCCAGTTGGCATGCAGAGTACCATTGTGCCCGATGCAAGGGCAGGGGTTTACTTTGCTAACGATAAGTTTTATGCGGGTTTCTCGGCCGATAACCTGATTGCCACTTACATCGATATCGACCGTTATGCCTTTATCCCACAGCCAAAACCGCATTATTACCTCACCGCTGGAGCATTGTTTCCACTTTCGGAAGATTTTCAGGTTAAACCTTCTTTCCTTTTGAAAGACGACCGCGGAGGTCCAACGAGTTTGGATTTGAATGCATTTCTGATGATCAAAGATTTTATCTGGGTTGGCGGTTCGTACCGGACGGGAGTAAAGCTGTATGATAAAAGCTATTTACAGCGCGATCTTACGCCTAGGAATTCTGCCGTAGCAGCGATACAGATTTTTCCGTCAGAGAAACTCAGGATCGGTTATGGTTACGATTTCTCAATTGGTCCATT